The Coleofasciculus sp. FACHB-1120 genome includes a region encoding these proteins:
- a CDS encoding ATP-binding protein, whose translation MIAISQRPVRRTWGTISFASTLYLCPVLDLLLAQIPSRWQAEIRLGLQEALVNAAKHGNKLDPGKTVSVRFSMVEGQYWWVISDEGTGFSPPCDCHSDPEQHLPDDEAESGRGMCILHQIFDQVHWNHQGTELRLCKQVKNRFRQPLLF comes from the coding sequence GTGATTGCTATCTCACAGCGTCCGGTAAGGCGAACTTGGGGCACAATAAGCTTCGCTTCTACCCTCTACCTTTGTCCCGTCCTGGATCTTCTGTTAGCTCAGATTCCATCCCGGTGGCAAGCAGAAATTCGGCTAGGGCTGCAAGAGGCGCTAGTCAATGCAGCAAAACACGGCAATAAGCTAGATCCCGGAAAGACCGTGTCCGTCCGCTTTTCAATGGTAGAAGGACAATACTGGTGGGTGATTTCAGACGAAGGGACAGGCTTTTCTCCCCCCTGTGATTGCCATTCTGACCCAGAACAACATCTCCCTGACGATGAAGCAGAAAGCGGCAGAGGGATGTGTATCCTCCACCAAATCTTCGATCAAGTCCACTGGAACCACCAGGGAACAGAACTTAGACTCTGCAAGCAAGTCAAAAATCGCTTCCGGCAACCCCTGCTTTTCTAA
- the rlmD gene encoding 23S rRNA (uracil(1939)-C(5))-methyltransferase RlmD has translation MSLTKSLKTGSNEAGEDLWQQGQRVEVIISDLSDSGDGVGRLGGRVIFVPDTVPGDRVRVRLVRVKPQYAHGKLDEILEASSDRIRPSCIVADKCGGCQWQHIDYQHQLEAKRNQVIQALERIGGIAQPTVDPVLAVADSLGYRNKATYPVKRSSTGQVQAGYYQKGSHHLINLNQCPVQDSRLNPLLAEVKQDIQERGWGIYDEKLHRGKIRHLGLRIGRRTGEMLLTLVVKDWNLAGIDVQAQKWLTRYPQLVGVSLNCNPDRTNAIFGRETRCIAGQPYLREEFAGLQFQVRPDTFFQVYTEQAEALLQAIADELDLQGNEVLVDAYCGIGTLTLPLAQKVKQAIGLEMQPEAVEQATLNAQLNHITNVKFYEGTVETLLPTLEVKPDIVLLDPPRQGCVSPGHPKGGRDVLETLLEIQPSRIVYVSCKPATLARDLKLLCQSGGYKLTRVQPADFFPQTSHVECAAVLVRQ, from the coding sequence ATGTCACTAACAAAATCACTAAAGACAGGTTCTAACGAGGCGGGTGAAGACCTTTGGCAACAAGGTCAACGGGTGGAAGTAATCATCAGCGATCTCAGTGACAGCGGTGACGGGGTGGGTCGTTTGGGGGGTCGGGTGATTTTTGTCCCGGATACAGTTCCGGGCGATCGCGTTCGCGTGCGCTTAGTGCGAGTCAAACCTCAATATGCCCACGGCAAATTGGATGAGATATTGGAAGCATCTAGCGATCGCATCCGTCCATCCTGCATCGTGGCAGATAAGTGTGGGGGCTGTCAGTGGCAGCATATTGACTACCAGCACCAGCTAGAAGCCAAGAGAAATCAGGTAATCCAAGCCTTAGAACGCATTGGCGGGATCGCTCAGCCAACCGTCGATCCCGTCCTGGCAGTTGCCGATTCTTTGGGCTATCGCAACAAAGCCACCTATCCGGTAAAACGGTCATCCACTGGTCAAGTACAAGCAGGTTACTACCAAAAAGGCAGCCACCACCTGATTAATTTGAATCAATGCCCGGTTCAAGACTCGCGTCTGAATCCCTTGCTGGCAGAAGTCAAGCAAGACATCCAGGAGCGGGGTTGGGGAATTTACGACGAAAAACTTCACCGAGGGAAAATCCGTCACCTAGGGCTGCGGATTGGGCGACGCACGGGCGAAATGTTGCTAACCTTGGTCGTCAAAGATTGGAATCTCGCCGGGATCGATGTCCAAGCTCAGAAGTGGTTAACTCGGTACCCCCAGCTAGTAGGCGTCTCGCTGAACTGCAATCCCGATCGCACGAATGCAATTTTTGGCAGGGAAACCCGCTGTATCGCCGGACAACCTTACTTGCGTGAGGAATTTGCCGGTTTACAGTTCCAAGTACGTCCTGACACCTTTTTTCAAGTTTATACAGAGCAAGCTGAAGCGCTGTTACAAGCGATCGCTGATGAACTGGATCTGCAAGGCAATGAGGTGCTAGTAGATGCCTACTGCGGCATTGGCACGTTAACCTTGCCATTAGCCCAGAAGGTAAAGCAGGCGATTGGTTTGGAGATGCAGCCAGAAGCAGTAGAGCAAGCGACTCTCAATGCCCAATTGAATCACATCACAAATGTAAAGTTTTATGAAGGGACGGTGGAGACGTTGCTGCCCACGCTGGAAGTGAAGCCAGATATTGTATTGCTCGATCCCCCACGTCAAGGATGCGTTAGCCCAGGACATCCCAAGGGCGGTCGTGATGTCTTAGAAACCCTCTTAGAAATTCAGCCGAGTCGGATTGTCTACGTCAGCTGTAAACCCGCTACCCTAGCCCGCGATCTCAAATTATTGTGCCAATCGGGCGGCTATAAGTTAACCCGCGTACAACCCGCTGATTTCTTCCCCCAAACGTCTCACGTTGAATGTGCTGCCGTTCTTGTGCGCCAATAA
- a CDS encoding DUF6439 family protein — protein MSQPTQLSKTSALNDLSTLELAQALAERLSIHPNDWHRLKSNRKVRAGEQAVAALVFLLKDQPEEALVRFQQASGWLDKSISAPPCPTHGHSR, from the coding sequence ATGTCTCAACCGACCCAGCTTTCTAAAACCTCTGCCTTGAATGACCTGAGTACCTTGGAACTGGCTCAGGCTCTGGCAGAACGCTTGAGTATTCACCCCAATGATTGGCATCGGCTCAAGTCTAACCGCAAAGTTCGCGCTGGCGAACAAGCCGTCGCCGCACTGGTATTTCTCCTGAAAGATCAACCGGAAGAAGCTTTGGTGCGCTTTCAGCAGGCTTCCGGCTGGCTGGACAAATCTATCTCAGCACCGCCTTGCCCAACTCATGGACACAGCCGTTAG
- the apcD gene encoding allophycocyanin subunit alpha-B, protein MSVVSQVILKADDELRYPSSGELNSIKDFLQTGEQRVRIANTLAENEKKIVQESSKQLWQKRPDFIAPGGNAYGERQRALCLRDYGWYLRLITYGVLSGDKEPIEKIGLIGVREMYNSLGVPVPGMVESIRCLKKASLDLLSEDDAIAAAPYFDYIIQSMS, encoded by the coding sequence ATGAGTGTAGTTAGCCAAGTTATTCTCAAAGCAGACGACGAACTTCGTTACCCCAGTAGTGGCGAACTCAACAGCATCAAAGATTTTTTGCAAACTGGCGAACAGCGGGTGCGTATCGCCAACACGCTGGCTGAAAATGAGAAAAAAATTGTTCAAGAATCCAGTAAGCAGCTCTGGCAAAAACGCCCTGACTTCATCGCGCCAGGGGGGAATGCGTACGGAGAGCGGCAACGGGCGCTATGCCTGCGGGATTACGGCTGGTACTTGCGTCTAATTACCTACGGAGTTCTTTCCGGTGACAAGGAACCGATTGAAAAAATTGGTTTGATTGGCGTGCGGGAAATGTATAACTCCCTCGGCGTTCCTGTCCCAGGCATGGTTGAATCCATCCGTTGCTTGAAAAAAGCCTCCCTCGACTTACTCAGCGAGGATGATGCAATAGCCGCGGCTCCTTATTTCGACTACATCATTCAATCCATGTCCTGA